In the genome of Nerophis lumbriciformis linkage group LG32, RoL_Nlum_v2.1, whole genome shotgun sequence, one region contains:
- the LOC133574940 gene encoding uncharacterized protein isoform X2, whose translation MVSKEPNHLLTGQTNGKSALAEKSGTMTVRSVLLNRDSPDIESRLKRRRNRTHQVRFKDLEDGSSSSGNSGTGENSSQPKPAADCNSPHPLRKHSSRSPKPWTDKDGPRTDSLPGQTSVVGAVRGDMASTIEVVAAFLARAPRHPLTPGPTRRCWAPPQTNSMTLPMTRRTSTSTAIQTSPCLKKSLSSTHTRSHSLGDSVGIDGDDEHDSQDEYLSHNHVQLPCSKNQNGAQGSADQTVIERRSKSSRTDTISTVAVSKNSRHSCPPSVLHSTEPTHCSSASSRDGPKRQGSVTPSLVRRRKRLNRTTSDPGKEVHYCTTPTQTETPSSTSNTRLCTTRIQTECAGLSKYCTIQSQTDSLHQTSLLKNKTSTVQIKNSASHPAPPLNAAQRTTHMQTDSPRCLPEKSHPPSQTQPPSTCTSPTPLESPESEQIKSESPALPSVLQDPSSTQITTVPYCTDPPPTTAPTPAPEVCTEPSCSSTIDPACATKPPPTALPVPCSAPTVIQHTIPYYTHMTPPATTSAPLVCSSPSPAPPAYSSQNCISPTSNVVSTPPFTCLNPCPTATINVTPCDPMHQTTALSTTHASPPPSNTSPSTNLIPCTIVTQTALSCTSISYYSTTHPAGPHGPLQNAATPSCATVIHTVSHCNIPCQALQNSSSVKIGMASYSSPVPKLTCISPPPLIKTYPPNFSNACATPTKVVPLYSSKFKAAPPYTPPSQAPLNAQDKRGIRLPPPAPPPPPYTPRKTGNDPPSTAIGTPMLRADIKANEKDKDREEEKKETIKCADTPKLCERASSLKHRAKTPPVCVMKGGRQSSPSSPAKTCFKPSCLSSAQAQLGVLHKILCAGANASNSQHALPPNQQGCTGAKGCAISREKSLTPTQADTLRQVQEILGGLVAGARGKLDPARVTEKLLGPNGPLHDIRNLQTQLQSLEGVLETSQNTIKVLLDVIQDLEKKEAEKDGHSYRTGQDIENCGTCRDCACIIYSVEHDFRLQEGQVVRTWKVGDPPEGSPQTPAATTPPCTTPNQQESPQAVHPAATTKKNRKKCFWFL comes from the exons ATGGTAAGCAAAGAGCCCAACCACTTGCTGACGGGCCAAACCAACGGCAAGAGCGCCCTGGCGGAAAAGTCTGGGACCATGACTGTACGTTCCGTGCTGCTCAATCGTGACTCCCCAGACATTGAAAGTCGCCtcaagcgacgccgcaatcgcaCCCACCAGGTCCGCTTTAAAGATTTGGAGGATGGGAGCAGCAGCAGTGGGAATAGTGGAACAGGAGAGAACAGCAGCCAACCAAAGCCGGCGGCAGACTGCAACAGCCCTCATCCTCTCCGCAAACACAGCAGCAGGTCCCCCAAGCCGTGGACCGACAAGGATGGACCACGAACAGACAGTCTCCCTGGTCAAACCTCTGTGGTGGGGGCAGTGCGTGGGGACATGGCCAGTACTATAGAGGTTGTGGCTGCTTTCTTGGCCAGGGCCcctcgccatccactgacaccagGGCCAACACGTCGATGCTGGGCACCGCCACAGACTAACTCGATGACCTTGCCAATGACACGCAGGACCAGCACCAGCACAGCCATCCAAACCTCACCATGCCTGAAAAAGTCTCTCTCTTCCACGCACACACGTAGCCACAGCCTGGGTGATTCTGTTGGCATAGATGGTGATGATGAACATGACTCCCAGGATGAGTACCTTTCACACAACCATGTGCAGCTGCCCTGCTCAAAAAATCAGAATGGTGCCCAGGGGTCTGCAGATCAAACTGTGATAGAACGGAGGTCAAAATCCTCCAGGACAGACACTATATCAACTGTTGCTGTCTCAAAAAACTCCAGGCACAGCTGTCCTCCATCAGTCCTTCACAGTACTGAGCCAACCCACTGTTCCTCTGCATCCAGCCGAGATGGCCCCAAGCGGCAGGGAAGCGTCACTCCTTCACTGGTCAGGAGGAGAAAGCGTCTGAATAGGACCACAAGTGATCCTGGAAAGGAAGTGCACTACTGCACCACTCCTACTCAGACTGAGACCCCAAGTTCAACCTCAAATACTAGGCTCTGCACCACTCGAATTCAAACTGAGTGTGCTGGTCTTTCAAAATATTGCACTATACAAAGTCAAACTGACAGTCTACATCAGACGtcacttttaaaaaacaaaacatccacaGTCCAGATTAAGAACAGCGCTTCTCATCCAGCCCCACCTTTAAATGCTGCACAACGCACCACTCATATGCAAACAGACTCTCCCCGTTGTTTGCCTGAAAAAAGCCATCCACCATCCCAGACACAACCACCCAGCACCTGCACTTCTCCAACTCCACTTGAATCACCAGAATCAGAGCAAATCAAATCGGAGAGTCCTGCACTGCCAAGTGTGTTACAGGACCCTTCCTCCACGCAAATAACTACTGTGCCTTACTGTACAGATCCCCCACCTACAACCGCACCAACACCGGCCCCTGAAGTATGCACTGAGCCATCTTGCTCCTCAACAATCGATCCAGCATGCGCCACCAAACCTCCGCCTACGGCCCTGCCCGTTCCTTGCTCTGCGCCTACTGTGATCCAGCACACCATCCCGTACTATACTCATATGACACCACCAGCCACCACCAGTGCACCGCTTGTTTGCTCCAGTCCATCACCAGCACCACCAGCATACTCCTCCCAAAACTGCATTTCCCCTACCTCAAACGTGGTATCAACACCTCCCTTTACCTGTCTTAACCCCTGTCCAACTGCTACCATTAATGTGACACCATGTGACCCCATGCACCAGACCACTGCACTCAGTACAACACATGCGTCACCACCACCATCAAATACCTCACCCTCTACAAATCTAATACCATGTACAATAGTGACTCAAACTGCTTTATCATGCACCTCTATCTCCTATTATTCGACTACACATCCTGCTGGTCCACATGGGCCTCTCCAGAACGCTGCTACTCCTTCTTGTGCCACTGTCATACACACGGTATCACACTGCAACATCCCATGTCAAGCTCTGCAAAATTCCTCCTCTGTCAAAATAGGCATGGCGTCCTATTCCTCTCCCGTCCCCAAACTAACATGCATATCGCCGCCTCCCCTCATTAAAACATATCCCCCCAATTTTTCAAACGCTTGTGCAACTCCAACAAAAGTTGTTCCTCTGTACTCGTCAAAATTCAAAGCAGCGCCGCCATACACGCCTCCCTCTCAGGCCCCCTTAAACGCTCAGGATAAGAGGGGCATTCGACTTCCACCTCCTGCACCACCACCGCCACCCTACACGCCTCGCAAAACTGGGAACGATCCACCAAGTACTGCAATCGGAACACCTATGCTCAGGGCAGACATCAAGGCCAACGAGAAGGATAAAGACAGGGAGGAGGAGAAAAAAGAAACTATAAAATGTGCGGACACACCAAAGCTCTGTGAGAGAGCCAGCTCTCTTAAGCACAGAGCTAAAACCCCACCAGTTTGTGTGATGAAGGGAGGAAGGCAGTCCTCTCCATCTTCCCCCGCCAAAACCTGTTTTAAGCCCAGCTGTCTCAGCTCAGCCCAGGCTCAGCTTGGGGTACTACACAAAATCCTTTGCGCAGGAGCCAACGCCTCCAACAGCCAACATGCGCTCCCTCCAAACCAGCAGGGCTGCACTGGGGCAAAGGGTTGCGCCATTTCCCGGGAGAAGTCCCTGACTCCTACCCAGGCTGACACCTTAAGACAGGTGCAGGAAATTCTTGGAGGGTTAGTAGCCGGGGCCAGAGGTAAATTGGACCCAGCCCGAGTGACTGAGAAACTCCTAGGTCCCAATGGGCCCTTGCATGATATTCGCAACCTGCAGACCCAGCTTCAGAGCTTGGAGGGGGTCCTGGAGACCAGCCAGAATACCATCAAGGTACTGCTAGATGTCATCCAAGATCTGGAGAAAAAAGAAGCTGAGAAAGATGG ACATTCCTACAGAACCGGCCAGGACATTGAGAACTGTGGGACCTGCAGGGACTGTGCCTGCATTATCTACAG
- the LOC133574940 gene encoding uncharacterized protein isoform X3 translates to MVSKEPNHLLTGQTNGKSALAEKSGTMTVRSVLLNRDSPDIESRLKRRRNRTHQVRFKDLEDGSSSSGNSGTGENSSQPKPAADCNSPHPLRKHSSRSPKPWTDKDGPRTDSLPGQTSVVGAVRGDMASTIEVVAAFLARAPRHPLTPGPTRRCWAPPQTNSMTLPMTRRTSTSTAIQTSPCLKKSLSSTHTRSHSLGDSVGIDGDDEHDSQDEYLSHNHVQLPCSKNQNGAQGSADQTVIERRSKSSRTDTISTVAVSKNSRHSCPPSVLHSTEPTHCSSASSRDGPKRQGSVTPSLVRRRKRLNRTTSDPGKEVHYCTTPTQTETPSSTSNTRLCTTRIQTECAGLSKYCTIQSQTDSLHQTSLLKNKTSTVQIKNSASHPAPPLNAAQRTTHMQTDSPRCLPEKSHPPSQTQPPSTCTSPTPLESPESEQIKSESPALPSVLQDPSSTQITTVPYCTDPPPTTAPTPAPEVCTEPSCSSTIDPACATKPPPTALPVPCSAPTVIQHTIPYYTHMTPPATTSAPLVCSSPSPAPPAYSSQNCISPTSNVVSTPPFTCLNPCPTATINVTPCDPMHQTTALSTTHASPPPSNTSPSTNLIPCTIVTQTALSCTSISYYSTTHPAGPHGPLQNAATPSCATVIHTVSHCNIPCQALQNSSSVKIGMASYSSPVPKLTCISPPPLIKTYPPNFSNACATPTKVVPLYSSKFKAAPPYTPPSQAPLNAQDKRGIRLPPPAPPPPPYTPRKTGNDPPSTAIGTPMLRADIKANEKDKDREEEKKETIKCADTPKLCERASSLKHRAKTPPVCVMKGGRQSSPSSPAKTCFKPSCLSSAQAQLGVLHKILCAGANASNSQHALPPNQQGCTGAKGCAISREKSLTPTQADTLRQVQEILGGLVAGARGKLDPARVTEKLLGPNGPLHDIRNLQTQLQSLEGVLETSQNTIKVLLDVIQDLEKKEAEKDGVEHDFRLQEGQVVRTWKVGDPPEGSPQTPAATTPPCTTPNQQESPQAVHPAATTKKNRKKCFWFL, encoded by the coding sequence ATGGTAAGCAAAGAGCCCAACCACTTGCTGACGGGCCAAACCAACGGCAAGAGCGCCCTGGCGGAAAAGTCTGGGACCATGACTGTACGTTCCGTGCTGCTCAATCGTGACTCCCCAGACATTGAAAGTCGCCtcaagcgacgccgcaatcgcaCCCACCAGGTCCGCTTTAAAGATTTGGAGGATGGGAGCAGCAGCAGTGGGAATAGTGGAACAGGAGAGAACAGCAGCCAACCAAAGCCGGCGGCAGACTGCAACAGCCCTCATCCTCTCCGCAAACACAGCAGCAGGTCCCCCAAGCCGTGGACCGACAAGGATGGACCACGAACAGACAGTCTCCCTGGTCAAACCTCTGTGGTGGGGGCAGTGCGTGGGGACATGGCCAGTACTATAGAGGTTGTGGCTGCTTTCTTGGCCAGGGCCcctcgccatccactgacaccagGGCCAACACGTCGATGCTGGGCACCGCCACAGACTAACTCGATGACCTTGCCAATGACACGCAGGACCAGCACCAGCACAGCCATCCAAACCTCACCATGCCTGAAAAAGTCTCTCTCTTCCACGCACACACGTAGCCACAGCCTGGGTGATTCTGTTGGCATAGATGGTGATGATGAACATGACTCCCAGGATGAGTACCTTTCACACAACCATGTGCAGCTGCCCTGCTCAAAAAATCAGAATGGTGCCCAGGGGTCTGCAGATCAAACTGTGATAGAACGGAGGTCAAAATCCTCCAGGACAGACACTATATCAACTGTTGCTGTCTCAAAAAACTCCAGGCACAGCTGTCCTCCATCAGTCCTTCACAGTACTGAGCCAACCCACTGTTCCTCTGCATCCAGCCGAGATGGCCCCAAGCGGCAGGGAAGCGTCACTCCTTCACTGGTCAGGAGGAGAAAGCGTCTGAATAGGACCACAAGTGATCCTGGAAAGGAAGTGCACTACTGCACCACTCCTACTCAGACTGAGACCCCAAGTTCAACCTCAAATACTAGGCTCTGCACCACTCGAATTCAAACTGAGTGTGCTGGTCTTTCAAAATATTGCACTATACAAAGTCAAACTGACAGTCTACATCAGACGtcacttttaaaaaacaaaacatccacaGTCCAGATTAAGAACAGCGCTTCTCATCCAGCCCCACCTTTAAATGCTGCACAACGCACCACTCATATGCAAACAGACTCTCCCCGTTGTTTGCCTGAAAAAAGCCATCCACCATCCCAGACACAACCACCCAGCACCTGCACTTCTCCAACTCCACTTGAATCACCAGAATCAGAGCAAATCAAATCGGAGAGTCCTGCACTGCCAAGTGTGTTACAGGACCCTTCCTCCACGCAAATAACTACTGTGCCTTACTGTACAGATCCCCCACCTACAACCGCACCAACACCGGCCCCTGAAGTATGCACTGAGCCATCTTGCTCCTCAACAATCGATCCAGCATGCGCCACCAAACCTCCGCCTACGGCCCTGCCCGTTCCTTGCTCTGCGCCTACTGTGATCCAGCACACCATCCCGTACTATACTCATATGACACCACCAGCCACCACCAGTGCACCGCTTGTTTGCTCCAGTCCATCACCAGCACCACCAGCATACTCCTCCCAAAACTGCATTTCCCCTACCTCAAACGTGGTATCAACACCTCCCTTTACCTGTCTTAACCCCTGTCCAACTGCTACCATTAATGTGACACCATGTGACCCCATGCACCAGACCACTGCACTCAGTACAACACATGCGTCACCACCACCATCAAATACCTCACCCTCTACAAATCTAATACCATGTACAATAGTGACTCAAACTGCTTTATCATGCACCTCTATCTCCTATTATTCGACTACACATCCTGCTGGTCCACATGGGCCTCTCCAGAACGCTGCTACTCCTTCTTGTGCCACTGTCATACACACGGTATCACACTGCAACATCCCATGTCAAGCTCTGCAAAATTCCTCCTCTGTCAAAATAGGCATGGCGTCCTATTCCTCTCCCGTCCCCAAACTAACATGCATATCGCCGCCTCCCCTCATTAAAACATATCCCCCCAATTTTTCAAACGCTTGTGCAACTCCAACAAAAGTTGTTCCTCTGTACTCGTCAAAATTCAAAGCAGCGCCGCCATACACGCCTCCCTCTCAGGCCCCCTTAAACGCTCAGGATAAGAGGGGCATTCGACTTCCACCTCCTGCACCACCACCGCCACCCTACACGCCTCGCAAAACTGGGAACGATCCACCAAGTACTGCAATCGGAACACCTATGCTCAGGGCAGACATCAAGGCCAACGAGAAGGATAAAGACAGGGAGGAGGAGAAAAAAGAAACTATAAAATGTGCGGACACACCAAAGCTCTGTGAGAGAGCCAGCTCTCTTAAGCACAGAGCTAAAACCCCACCAGTTTGTGTGATGAAGGGAGGAAGGCAGTCCTCTCCATCTTCCCCCGCCAAAACCTGTTTTAAGCCCAGCTGTCTCAGCTCAGCCCAGGCTCAGCTTGGGGTACTACACAAAATCCTTTGCGCAGGAGCCAACGCCTCCAACAGCCAACATGCGCTCCCTCCAAACCAGCAGGGCTGCACTGGGGCAAAGGGTTGCGCCATTTCCCGGGAGAAGTCCCTGACTCCTACCCAGGCTGACACCTTAAGACAGGTGCAGGAAATTCTTGGAGGGTTAGTAGCCGGGGCCAGAGGTAAATTGGACCCAGCCCGAGTGACTGAGAAACTCCTAGGTCCCAATGGGCCCTTGCATGATATTCGCAACCTGCAGACCCAGCTTCAGAGCTTGGAGGGGGTCCTGGAGACCAGCCAGAATACCATCAAGGTACTGCTAGATGTCATCCAAGATCTGGAGAAAAAAGAAGCTGAGAAAGATGG
- the LOC133574940 gene encoding uncharacterized protein isoform X1, with the protein MVSKEPNHLLTGQTNGKSALAEKSGTMTVRSVLLNRDSPDIESRLKRRRNRTHQVRFKDLEDGSSSSGNSGTGENSSQPKPAADCNSPHPLRKHSSRSPKPWTDKDGPRTDSLPGQTSVVGAVRGDMASTIEVVAAFLARAPRHPLTPGPTRRCWAPPQTNSMTLPMTRRTSTSTAIQTSPCLKKSLSSTHTRSHSLGDSVGIDGDDEHDSQDEYLSHNHVQLPCSKNQNGAQGSADQTVIERRSKSSRTDTISTVAVSKNSRHSCPPSVLHSTEPTHCSSASSRDGPKRQGSVTPSLVRRRKRLNRTTSDPGKEVHYCTTPTQTETPSSTSNTRLCTTRIQTECAGLSKYCTIQSQTDSLHQTSLLKNKTSTVQIKNSASHPAPPLNAAQRTTHMQTDSPRCLPEKSHPPSQTQPPSTCTSPTPLESPESEQIKSESPALPSVLQDPSSTQITTVPYCTDPPPTTAPTPAPEVCTEPSCSSTIDPACATKPPPTALPVPCSAPTVIQHTIPYYTHMTPPATTSAPLVCSSPSPAPPAYSSQNCISPTSNVVSTPPFTCLNPCPTATINVTPCDPMHQTTALSTTHASPPPSNTSPSTNLIPCTIVTQTALSCTSISYYSTTHPAGPHGPLQNAATPSCATVIHTVSHCNIPCQALQNSSSVKIGMASYSSPVPKLTCISPPPLIKTYPPNFSNACATPTKVVPLYSSKFKAAPPYTPPSQAPLNAQDKRGIRLPPPAPPPPPYTPRKTGNDPPSTAIGTPMLRADIKANEKDKDREEEKKETIKCADTPKLCERASSLKHRAKTPPVCVMKGGRQSSPSSPAKTCFKPSCLSSAQAQLGVLHKILCAGANASNSQHALPPNQQGCTGAKGCAISREKSLTPTQADTLRQVQEILGGLVAGARGKLDPARVTEKLLGPNGPLHDIRNLQTQLQSLEGVLETSQNTIKVLLDVIQDLEKKEAEKDGRHSYRTGQDIENCGTCRDCACIIYSVEHDFRLQEGQVVRTWKVGDPPEGSPQTPAATTPPCTTPNQQESPQAVHPAATTKKNRKKCFWFL; encoded by the exons ATGGTAAGCAAAGAGCCCAACCACTTGCTGACGGGCCAAACCAACGGCAAGAGCGCCCTGGCGGAAAAGTCTGGGACCATGACTGTACGTTCCGTGCTGCTCAATCGTGACTCCCCAGACATTGAAAGTCGCCtcaagcgacgccgcaatcgcaCCCACCAGGTCCGCTTTAAAGATTTGGAGGATGGGAGCAGCAGCAGTGGGAATAGTGGAACAGGAGAGAACAGCAGCCAACCAAAGCCGGCGGCAGACTGCAACAGCCCTCATCCTCTCCGCAAACACAGCAGCAGGTCCCCCAAGCCGTGGACCGACAAGGATGGACCACGAACAGACAGTCTCCCTGGTCAAACCTCTGTGGTGGGGGCAGTGCGTGGGGACATGGCCAGTACTATAGAGGTTGTGGCTGCTTTCTTGGCCAGGGCCcctcgccatccactgacaccagGGCCAACACGTCGATGCTGGGCACCGCCACAGACTAACTCGATGACCTTGCCAATGACACGCAGGACCAGCACCAGCACAGCCATCCAAACCTCACCATGCCTGAAAAAGTCTCTCTCTTCCACGCACACACGTAGCCACAGCCTGGGTGATTCTGTTGGCATAGATGGTGATGATGAACATGACTCCCAGGATGAGTACCTTTCACACAACCATGTGCAGCTGCCCTGCTCAAAAAATCAGAATGGTGCCCAGGGGTCTGCAGATCAAACTGTGATAGAACGGAGGTCAAAATCCTCCAGGACAGACACTATATCAACTGTTGCTGTCTCAAAAAACTCCAGGCACAGCTGTCCTCCATCAGTCCTTCACAGTACTGAGCCAACCCACTGTTCCTCTGCATCCAGCCGAGATGGCCCCAAGCGGCAGGGAAGCGTCACTCCTTCACTGGTCAGGAGGAGAAAGCGTCTGAATAGGACCACAAGTGATCCTGGAAAGGAAGTGCACTACTGCACCACTCCTACTCAGACTGAGACCCCAAGTTCAACCTCAAATACTAGGCTCTGCACCACTCGAATTCAAACTGAGTGTGCTGGTCTTTCAAAATATTGCACTATACAAAGTCAAACTGACAGTCTACATCAGACGtcacttttaaaaaacaaaacatccacaGTCCAGATTAAGAACAGCGCTTCTCATCCAGCCCCACCTTTAAATGCTGCACAACGCACCACTCATATGCAAACAGACTCTCCCCGTTGTTTGCCTGAAAAAAGCCATCCACCATCCCAGACACAACCACCCAGCACCTGCACTTCTCCAACTCCACTTGAATCACCAGAATCAGAGCAAATCAAATCGGAGAGTCCTGCACTGCCAAGTGTGTTACAGGACCCTTCCTCCACGCAAATAACTACTGTGCCTTACTGTACAGATCCCCCACCTACAACCGCACCAACACCGGCCCCTGAAGTATGCACTGAGCCATCTTGCTCCTCAACAATCGATCCAGCATGCGCCACCAAACCTCCGCCTACGGCCCTGCCCGTTCCTTGCTCTGCGCCTACTGTGATCCAGCACACCATCCCGTACTATACTCATATGACACCACCAGCCACCACCAGTGCACCGCTTGTTTGCTCCAGTCCATCACCAGCACCACCAGCATACTCCTCCCAAAACTGCATTTCCCCTACCTCAAACGTGGTATCAACACCTCCCTTTACCTGTCTTAACCCCTGTCCAACTGCTACCATTAATGTGACACCATGTGACCCCATGCACCAGACCACTGCACTCAGTACAACACATGCGTCACCACCACCATCAAATACCTCACCCTCTACAAATCTAATACCATGTACAATAGTGACTCAAACTGCTTTATCATGCACCTCTATCTCCTATTATTCGACTACACATCCTGCTGGTCCACATGGGCCTCTCCAGAACGCTGCTACTCCTTCTTGTGCCACTGTCATACACACGGTATCACACTGCAACATCCCATGTCAAGCTCTGCAAAATTCCTCCTCTGTCAAAATAGGCATGGCGTCCTATTCCTCTCCCGTCCCCAAACTAACATGCATATCGCCGCCTCCCCTCATTAAAACATATCCCCCCAATTTTTCAAACGCTTGTGCAACTCCAACAAAAGTTGTTCCTCTGTACTCGTCAAAATTCAAAGCAGCGCCGCCATACACGCCTCCCTCTCAGGCCCCCTTAAACGCTCAGGATAAGAGGGGCATTCGACTTCCACCTCCTGCACCACCACCGCCACCCTACACGCCTCGCAAAACTGGGAACGATCCACCAAGTACTGCAATCGGAACACCTATGCTCAGGGCAGACATCAAGGCCAACGAGAAGGATAAAGACAGGGAGGAGGAGAAAAAAGAAACTATAAAATGTGCGGACACACCAAAGCTCTGTGAGAGAGCCAGCTCTCTTAAGCACAGAGCTAAAACCCCACCAGTTTGTGTGATGAAGGGAGGAAGGCAGTCCTCTCCATCTTCCCCCGCCAAAACCTGTTTTAAGCCCAGCTGTCTCAGCTCAGCCCAGGCTCAGCTTGGGGTACTACACAAAATCCTTTGCGCAGGAGCCAACGCCTCCAACAGCCAACATGCGCTCCCTCCAAACCAGCAGGGCTGCACTGGGGCAAAGGGTTGCGCCATTTCCCGGGAGAAGTCCCTGACTCCTACCCAGGCTGACACCTTAAGACAGGTGCAGGAAATTCTTGGAGGGTTAGTAGCCGGGGCCAGAGGTAAATTGGACCCAGCCCGAGTGACTGAGAAACTCCTAGGTCCCAATGGGCCCTTGCATGATATTCGCAACCTGCAGACCCAGCTTCAGAGCTTGGAGGGGGTCCTGGAGACCAGCCAGAATACCATCAAGGTACTGCTAGATGTCATCCAAGATCTGGAGAAAAAAGAAGCTGAGAAAGATGG AAGACATTCCTACAGAACCGGCCAGGACATTGAGAACTGTGGGACCTGCAGGGACTGTGCCTGCATTATCTACAG